ctttaggtgAAATGCGTCACCTTAAAGTTAAATTTGGGACTGTGaaaaaccaagatgttttaattttaagaTTTCACTGGTTCGTTTGTAagcataaaaagactcgagtaattgtttacataacacagttCCAAGGCTAAAAtcttgctcttatccttgcatttaGAAGGTCAACAGTTTGggtgtcaacattaaatgagttgaattttaatgtttaacataaaaaatgaaaactatttttattttcaaaaatgtgaaCCAGTCACTTTAAATGTTCTTCACTTAACACGTTTTATTTGCCCCTTTCTCTACCGTTTGATTTTTTCTGTGATTGTTCTGTATAGATCATAACTCCTAAGATATGCATGTAGTTCCTGTCAATCATCAAACACATATGGTGTGGAGTATGTAAGTTTTCGAAGTATTTAGGCTGGTCATATACGTTTGCAAACACAAATCCCCCGTTACTGTTTATGAAAAACCGATTTGGAGGTTATGATGCATACGATAGATCGGTCAAAGGTCCAAAAGGAAAATTGCACTTCgaaaaatataatgataatgcGTTAAATTTTGAAACCAGTTCAAACACTTTGAAAAGTAATTTCTAAGTACAACATTAGAACATGTATGAAAGCTGAATAGTATCAAATATGTTCATCTCGTTATCACTTTGAATTTCCATACGTGTAGTAGGATTGCTGGCTGATCATTGTAATTACATTATATAGGAGCAATACAACCACCCCCAGTACAGAGAACACACCTCTATGTCATGATGTACTGATTTAACAATGATGTATTTTACATTCCTGGTTGAAATCTCACCACTTATTCTTACAAAAGGACCAAGAGACTCTATTTTAGGATGACCCCACCACTAGGGCAACCAAAGGAATATTTAGAGTCTCTGTAAGTCTCATTCGTTATTTTAGCGGGACAGAATGCTACACTTTGTGAAAATTAGAGCATTTAAGCACATTTGCTACAAACAAATCGAACATCTCGTTTAAGATATGTCTGTACAAAGTGTGAAAAGATATGGAAAACATCTAAAATAGAAATGCAACAAACTAAGTTAAGTCAAGTTGATCAAAACATTAATGCTTACGGAGTAAGTTTTCCCGTATAAAGTAATTCTGTAATCGATTAATTCCTTTTCACATATTGATTTAACGTTTCTTTAGATACCCCATGTTTGTATACAAGTATCAGTAAACACTATTCTGTAAGGAAACTTTCAAACATACATGGATTGTGACAAAATCTgaaacaatgtaaaactttgaactcAAAAGAGGTAGATTTTTTTTGTAGCAAGGGTGTTTTAGTCGCCCCTTACGACAAAACATTGCTCTATTTAGGCAATGGGAAAAGTGCAAGGCATAAAGAACAACATTTGATATTGGCGCATTAACtgacttacttttaaaacatCCAAAACGAAAACTGAAGCAGTGTTTGCAGTACACACACATGCGCGCACTCACATACGCACgcatatatatttgaattcaaaatgcattttgccaaccatttttgttttgttatattaAGACAAATGCGAAAAAAATAACATTGATTttaatgaagttttttttaccGACCTATTGACAGGATGCATGCCTGGATACTTTGGCCAGTACTGCAATAAAACCTGTGAATATCCACGATATGGTATGCGCTGTATGAAGAAGTGTGAATGTGAACAGGACAGATGTAACTTCGTAACAGGATGTCCACACCAAGGTTTGCTTACAAAACCAAGATACTGTATAATAGTGTAGCGACAtgtgttggcacgttaaaggtTCCTCATTGCTACGGTCCTGAGCGCTAATCATAGGTCTAAGTTTGTGTTACTTCACCTACAATTAGTGATTTCTGAATGTGAGTGAACAATCAAATGTCAATTAGAAACCCTCATATACTACACATATAGCATCGCCAAAGCAGAAAGTGtgttttgtataaaaaaaaaaaaccattgtgAATTTGCCTTTCATTTTCAGAATTTGCAGTACTCTTTACTTCACAAGCAACGGATTACTCTATGGAAATGCAAAGAGCAGACTCAGATAATTCTACGAATAAACCAATAGGTAATTGTATTCTAGTCTAAACATTATTTTCCCTCTTTTGATGGGGATCTATATTTATGCAATGTATGATACCATGCATACAACGGAATATATACCGACGCGTAGAAAAAAAAAGTGTGCTCTAAAATAGGCATATGTACACTAATTACCAATTAAAGACAACTTTTATGTctattgtttgaaaataattatattgtaCCCATCAAGTTCTGGCAAGGGGACAATGATTCAGCATTCCACTATTCCAAATCTCTTGAGCTGTTTTTGTGCTCAATATCAACGACTTCTATTATGTATGCATCAACATATTACACATCCATTTTATCATTGATTTCATAGTatttgaagtacatgtgtaacaTTTCAATGCATCACATTTTCGATAAAAGTACGAACCATCTATATATTTCAGAATGTGGGAATAAAGTAtcaatgtatatattgtttgtcataGTTGGGTAAGGAAATCAATGGAAGAATTTGGAGTACGTTCGGCACTCACTAGTGATACAATCATTCCATCCCTCCATTATATCCTCGTCATACAAACAACATCGAACTGTTTCCTTCGATAACTTGTAATTTAATGGTCGTCAAATGCATGCACCATTGGTAAGTCTTACTGATACACAGCTCCATTACATGTGCATGTTACATTGCCATCAGTCACATAAACCTTACTCTTTGTCTTTATAATAATCAATCGGGATAAAGAAACTTTACTTCAACTGGTATCGTTGTGACCTCCATTCATGAAATGGACGATgccatttcatttattttatttcattattttattcatttgttaCTTCagatttcatatattttttttatatttgtatcaGATCTCCCTTTTTTTGAAAACTGCTAAATTTTCATTAAACCGAAAGTCAATGAGAGAAAATGCGTGTGATGTCTAACGTAAGAAATTCGTTTCATGCAAAAAACACACCATGGATagtcacccttggctagtgaagatgatAGTAAAGTGATCCATTACACATTTGTGACAAGTGTGGAAATACAAACTTAACATCACTAAcatttcacaaggttgattgcGTTTTGATgaacatgaatatatatatatatatatatatatatatatatatatatatataaagtcataTAATTCGGACGGCTAGTCAAACGATGGCAAATAATCAACTTTTACTGGACAATTAGCCAACGCTGATTCCAATTTTAATCCAATACTCATATATTTCCGGTAGCAAGAATGCTTATTCGAATAATTGAAGCAATTAGTCGACTCAGATTTGAAACTTCAAAAGTAGAATAGCAATAGGTTATTACAAAATGACTAGGATGCTTACATTAAAATCAGGTAGCATTagtaattttgaattaaaaaaactaAATGTGTTATAAATGATTCTCAGTCTAAAAGTATGTACGTTTGTTATGGCAGTAGACTACTTAAAAAGGGTGAGTATTTCTCAAACATGACTGAGAAGATATGAACgtgcaatttaaaattttgtaaaccaGAACGTCAACAACACAGATATTTGCCAGAATCCACAAAAAGTACAACACGACTGAGCTCGCAGGAGGATTCTCTACACCTTTATCTACAGCCATATTCCCGTTGCTTCGCATGGTAGTCTAAGTGAGGATTCCTACGTAGCTTGATATAGTCCAGTTTTCATACAAAGTGCGTTCGCGCGTGTGTGTAAATAAATAAGTAAGTAAAAAGGTTACCAAGTCCATTTCGGATTTCCTTTCTTAATCATGCATTTGGATATGTTCTATAAAATACACTCTGTTCCATGAAAGTATTccaacaatatacaatactCAGTGTTGTGCGACCTGTAGATAGGTAACTGTGATCCTGTCAATCTTGTACGTTTTTCAGCATGTAAAGATGAAGAAGAAACAGTATGCTTTAACATTTTAACATGTTTGACTTTTCGGAAAGTGTGTTCATGAGCACTAACCATAGTTGGTGTATAAAGTATTTTAAGGAGGGTGCCAACAAATATAAATGAAACGTTGCACGTCTGGCCCCATTTTGGGACACGGGACGAGTGCAAATATTTCTTATCACTGTGCACTCTTTCAAATTATCTCTACTTCTGTATTTTAGTACAATACGACATGTAGTTACATTGCACAATAACCATGACGTTCATTacgaaataaaatgaaatcccTGCATATCCTCTTAATTGTGTGACGTCAAAAGATGtagcaaaattattgaattatttagatttatgcatgttAGAACCAAATTTTGATGGAGGCGTTTCAGATAAATGTAGCTGTTGTGAAAGATTTtgttaaactttatttttttttaaattctaagtTGTATATGTATCATGAATTATTGAATCCAAGGAAAATAAttctgttttcatttatttctctatcAAGTCCATCGTgtgatatatttcctttattttttcacagacattttgtatatgttTGTAAAGAAGCATTTTGATACTCACAGATCCTCTTCTGACTATAAGTCCCCAGTGAGGTCCTGTTCTGTCAGCTCCTTGTTCATTCTTTGTTTTACTTGGTCTTGTCCGGTCAGTTTAAATCTTGTGTATAATAAAGTTTTCTTGGCTGTTGTTCCCAGTAGCTATCTAATCTTCCTTCGAATGATTTTATAGTTGGTGCATTAATAACTCTAGTTGGTAAATTGTTCCATATATCCACAGTTCTTTGTGTAAGTGAGTATCTTCTGATGTCTAATCTTGATCTATCTTTGTATAACTTTAGATCGTGTCCTCGTGTGTTGGAATCTTCAAGGAGTGGTATGAATTAAAATTCCTTCATCATATTTTCCAGtcaatattttgtacatttcgATCATATCGTCTTTGGATCGTCTGTAGGCAAGTGATGGTAATTTTAGTTTCTTTAAACGGTCCTCATATGATAGATTTGATAGTCCCGGCACTTGTTTGGTGGCTCTACGCTGTACGTTTGAGATTGATTCAATATGTTTCTTGAGATGTGGGCACCAAATATGGTAGGCGTTTTCTAGATGAGATCCTACTAGTGCTATGTAAAGCGACCTGAATGTTCCACAATTCATATACTCCATAGTTCTTCGTAATACGCCCATGACAAAATTTGCGTTGTTTATTTTGTCTGATATATGCTGGTTGAAGGTCAACGTATTGTCAATTGTTACTACTATGTCTTTTTCTGTTCCTACATACTCCATAGGTGGTAAACTATCTTTCAGGTTGTATGCCTTCTTCTCGATGTTAAATTTCCCAATACgcataaccttaatttttttgggATGGAAATATAGGAGCCATTTTTCAGACCACTTCTGTAGTGCATGTATGTCTGTTTGTAATTCAGTACAGTCAGATGCCTGGAAGATCCCACCAAATGCCTTAGTATCATCTGCAAATAAAAAGGTTTCAGTTCCAATGACTGTTACTTCTGGCATGTCGTTGATTTAAAGGGCAAACAAGATTGGTCCAAGGACATATCCTTGTGGGATTCCACTTGATACTGATTTCCATTCTGAGTTTTCTCCATTGACTATTACTCGCTGTTTGCGGCCTAGTAAAAATGATCTTATCCATGTACTATATTGACCAGTAATTCCATATTTCTCAAGTTtgtgttttaaatgtaaatgcAAGATTTTATTGAATGCCCTCATGAAGTCGCAGTATATGACATCAACACATCCGCCGCCGTCCAATATTTCAGTCTAT
Above is a genomic segment from Ostrea edulis chromosome 3, xbOstEdul1.1, whole genome shotgun sequence containing:
- the LOC125677464 gene encoding multiple epidermal growth factor-like domains protein 10, whose amino-acid sequence is MNEILVDLIQCTCISGINMITYLFFVILFQPDWSIAENGGCSESTHGCCAETIWNETLGRCTGCMPGYFGQYCNKTCEYPRYGMRCMKKCECEQDRCNFVTGCPHQEFAVLFTSQATDYSMEMQRADSDNSTNKPIGNCILV